The DNA sequence GCGTTTGAGAAGTTTTTCAAAGGCTTGAAGTGTAGTATACATAATTGCCTTGTCGTAAGACTTAAGCCCAGAATCAAATATACCATCGACTATAAAACGTTTCTGCAATGGCATAGTCCCAAAACCAATTGCCTCCTGTTCAGAGAAATAGATGGTTACTTTGCTACCTTTTGGTGCATCCATTTCATAAGAGAGAGAATCACCTATAATAATTCTAAATTTTTCTACTCCACTCCCTTGTTGCCCCTTCCTAAAGACAGAATTGATAGCACTTTCTTGATTAAAGTTGATACCATAAAGTAGGGATCCCTGTACTACTCCAGCATTTTTGGTGATAACTTGAGTGGTATAATAGGGACTAAGTTTTAAATGAGGAAAGGTTTGGATAAGCGTTTGGGTGAGATTATTATCAATTACACCTTCTGTTAGCGGAAGTATAGTGAGTGGATAGTTCATAATAAAAAGGCGCTTCTTCCACTCTTTTTCAGTACCATTCATAATTCCCATAGCAATCATGAGTACCATGACACCCATTGCAATTCCAAGAAAAGCAAGAATACCTGCAATAAAAATAAATGGATTTTCTTTGTCGTATTTGAGGTAGTGCCTGACAATTCGTCTGACAAAATTCTTATCAGGTGAAGAGAGAGACTTTGGCATTATGCCAACAGACCTTTTTTGGGTCCACTCTTTCCACAACAGTTCTTGTATTTTTGACCAGAACCACAAGGGCATGGATTATTTCTTTTTGGTTTTTTTGTACCAATGGCTGGCTTGGATTTATTGTTCTCTTCATTAAAGGGGTGACTCAATGTAGTATCTACCACTTCACTTTCAAGCTCTTCTTTTATTTGTTCAATGGCTGCCTCTTCTTCTTCAGGGGACTTAAAATCAAATTGTACTAAGTGTAGGGTTTTGACAGCCTCATATTTGATACGTTGTACGAGATCGGTAAAGAGCCTGTAGCTATCTTGTTTGTATTCTGTTAATGGATCTTTTTGATTGTATCCACGTAGTCCAATACCAGTCTTGAGTACATCCATTTCATAGAGATGATCTCTCCACTGTGGGTCAAGTACTTGAAGATAGAGAATGCATTCAATCTCTTTGCGCTGTCTAGGTTCAATTTGGCTCATCTTCTCTTCATAGAGTTCTACCATCATTATATCAATCATTTCAGCAATCTCATCAGCCTCTTTATCCTTAAAGTGTTCTGCTTCTACCTCTATGAGTAACTCTTCACGAATGAGTGCAATTAGTTTGTCAAGATTATAATCTTCTCTTGGCATCCCCTCAATAATATTGGACATATCAAGTAAATATTCTATATATTCTCGACGATTTTCTTTGATTTTTGCACCAATGTTAAATTCTGGGTCAAGTAATTGGTTACGGAAGGCGTAAATTGCCTTACGTTGATGGTTGGCAACATCATCATACTCAAGGATATGCTTGCGTGACTCATAGTGTTGGTTCTCTACCTTTTTTTGTGCTTTTTCAACTGAACGTGTAACAATCTTGGAGTCAATATATTCTCCCTCTTTAACGCCAAGACGGTTCATAATATTGCGTATTTTTTCTCCACCAAAGATACGTAGAAGATTATCATCAAGGCTAAGGAAAAACTGGCTTTCTCCTGGGTCACCTTGACGACCCGAACGTCCTCGTAATTGATTATCGATACGGCGTGATTCGTGACGCTCTGTACCAATAATGGCAAGTCCATCTAATTCTCTAACTTCATTGTCAATCTTGATATCAACTCCACGTCCAGCCATATTGGTTGCAACAGTTACTGCACCTTTCTGTCCTGCATTCTTAATAATTTCTGCCTCTTGAAAATGATTCTTGGCATTGAGAATATTATGTGGAATCTCCTCTTTTTTAAGACGCTCATGAATCATCTCAGACTTCTCAATAGAAGCAGTACCAATAAGTACAGGTTGCCCTCTGTCATGATATTCTTTAATTTTTTGTACTACGGCATTGAGTTTTTCACGTTCAGAGTTGTAGATAAGATCATTTTTATCTATGCGTCGTACTGGAACATTGGTTGGGATAGAGATAACTTCCAGTTCATAAATTTGACTAAATTCGGTTGCTTCAGTTTGTGCTGTACCGGTCATGCCGGCAAGCTTGTCATAAAGACGGAAATAATTTTGATAGGTAATCTCTGCAAGTGTTTGTGACTCCTCTTGTATCTGGACGCCCTCTTTTGCCTCAAGTGCCTGATGCAGTCCTTCAGAGTAGCGACGTCCCTCAGAGAGACGTCCTGTAAATTCATCAACAATGATAATCTCACCATCTTGCATAACATAGTCAACATCTTTCTCAAAAAGATAGTGAGCCTTGAGTGCTTGATCGAGGTGATGGGAGAGGGCAGCATTTTCAAGAGAATAGAGATTGTCTACTTCAAAGAGATCTTGTGCCTTCTGAAGACCTTGTTCGGTCATAATGATAGTACGGTTTTTCTCATCAACAACAAAATCACCAGTCATGATCTTATCTTCGCCTGGTTTAGCAGGAAGTTCTTCACCTCTTTCCATCTGTTTGGCAATTTCATTTGCCTTAGCATAATGATTGTGATCACGCTGTGTTGGGCCAGAAATAATGAGTGGTGTTCTTGCTTCATCAATGAGGATAGAATCAACTTCATCTACAATGGCATAGTTGTGCTTGCGTTGTACTTTCTCTTCAGCACGTACCTTCATGTTATCACGCAGGTAGTCAAAGCCATACTCATTATTGGTACCATAGGTAATATCGGCATCGTATTGTGCCTTACGTTCTGTCTCATCATAAATATCGGAGACAACACACCCAACTGTATATCCAAGAAACTTATAGAGGACACCCATCTCTTCGGAGTCACGTTTAGCAAGGTAGTCATTTACGGTGACCACATGTACCCCTTTACCTGTCATGGCATTAAGAATGACTGCAAGGGTTGCAACAAGAGTCTTTCCTTCACCGGTTTTCATCTCAGCAATATTGCCATCATGCAGAACCATGCCTCCAACCATCTGGACATCATAATGTCTTAGTCCAAGAGTTCGTTTACTTGCTTCACGTGTAATTGCAAAGGAGTCGTAGAGTACTTCATCTGGTGTTTTTTCTCCACTATTTACAGATTCTCTAATGGTATCAAAAGCTATCTTGAGCTCTTCATCACTCATTGGGCTATAGGTACCTTCAAGGTCATTGATATGTTTGACTTTTTTGAGGTAGTTTTTGACAATTCTATCATTTTGTGTGCCAAACACTTTAAGTAGATTTTTGATCATTGTGGCATTGCCTATCTTGTAATTTTATGTAAAAGTGCGATAATTTTATCTAAAAAGTGATTAATGCTCCGTTAAGAGGATGAACGCATTGCTCCCCTACTTTTCCGTAATATTTGCAAGCTTAAGGCTAAACACCTTGCAAGTATTTTTAAGATATATTCTCCAAATAAAGGAAAAAAATGAAATTACTGTGGATAACACTTATGGGTGTAGTAGTGATGTGGGCAAACACAATCATGTTACCTGAACATTTTAAGGCAGCATTTGTTCAGACAATTACGAATCCAAAACAGAAAGTTATTCACTACAAGGGAAGTGTAGTCTACAGTGAGAATAATTTATTTAAGTGGTCTTATGTGGAGCCTACAAAAAAAGAGGTGTGCACCAATGGGAAAGAGATACTTGTGGTTGATCATGATCTTGAACAAATCTCTGTTTACCAGATTGATAAGGGTTTTGACTTGATGCAGATACTCAAAAGTGCCAGACTCTATAAAAAGCATATTTATGTGACACAGTATGAAGGAAAAAATTATACGATTAAGCTTAACAACAAAGGACAGTTGCAGAGTGTGCTCTATTATGATGACTTAGACAACAAGGTTCAGATACTCTTTACTAAAATGAAATATGGCAAAGGAAAGTTACCAGCTTTAGTCATAAGATGTAGCTATTCGGCAGACTATGATATTATTAAAGGATAGCAATACCTTTTGAGGTACCTGCGCAAGACACCATAGCTATAATCTTAATTTTAATATAGACAGGATAGGCTTCCAAAAAAGATAAAAAAGGATTATCTATGAACAAAATCACTATTTGGCACAATCCTCGATGCAGCAAGTCAAGAAATGCGGTTAACCTTCTTGAAGAGAAAGGCATAGAAGCGGAAGTAATTCAATATCTTGATACACCACCAAGTAAAGAGGAGATTAAAAAGGTATTAAAAATACTAAATATCTCTGCACAAGAACTTATGCGAAATAAAGAGACAATCTATAAAGAGCTAGGTTTAAAAGATATAAAAGATGAGGAGAGACTCATTGAAATGATGGCAAAGTACCCCAAGTTAATAGAGCGTCCCATCGTCATTAAGGGTGGCAAAGCAGCAATTGGACGACCAATAGAAAAGATTATTGAGCTACTTGATTCGTAATGGTGACAATAGGTATGGTTAGAGTGTACTATCATTCCTCAATTATTGTCTTTAATCACTTTTAATACATTATGATAGAATGCCACAAAATTATATGATACAAAGGAGACTGTGATGCTCAGTACAGTCAATCTAACACAACGCTACGGAAAACGTGTACTTTTTGATAAGATAAATCTTACTCTTGATGTGGGTAAGCGTTATGGACTTATTGGTGCCAATGGTGCAGGAAAATCTACTTTTATGAAGATTCTTGCTGGAGAGATTGAACCAAGTGAAGGTGAGGTGCAATTACAGCCTGGGCTCAAGCTAGGGATGCTTAGCCAAAATCAGTATGCATTTGAGGATTTTACACTTAAAGATGCGGTACTATATGGTAACAAAAAGCTCTATGATGCCCAAAAAGAGAAAGAGAAACTCTATATGGAGGGTGATTTCGAATCAGACAAGGTCAATAATCGCTTAGCAGAGCTGGAGATGATTTGTGCTGATGAGGACCCTACCTATGAGAGTGATGTGAAGATAGAGAAGCTCTTAGCTATGCTCGGTTTCTCAGCCAAACAGCACAATGATTTGATGAGCTCTCTTACTGGTGGCGATAAGTTCAAGATTTTATTGGCACAGGTACTTTTCCTTAAGCCTGATGTACTCCTGTTAGATGAGCCAACTAATAACCTCGATATGGAAACGATTGCATGGCTTGAAGAGGAGCTTAAGCGACATGAGGGGACATTGGTAGTTATTTCGCATGATAGACACTTTCTTAATGGTGTGGTTACACATATTCTTGACCTTGACTTCCAGACCATTCGTGGATTTACTGGAAACTATGATGAGTGGTATATTGCTGCTAACCTTATAGCCAAACAGGCTGAAGTAGACAGAAATAAAGCACTCAAAGAGAAAGAGGAGCTTGAAAAATTTATTGCCCGATTTTCTGCCAATGCCTCTAAAGCAAAACAGGCAACTTCTCGACAGAAGCAACTCGATAAGCTTGATGTAGAGGAGATAAAGCTCTCTTCTAGGCGTGATCCCTCTGTGATGTTTCGTCCACATCGTGATATTGGGAATGAGGTGCTAGAAACGATCAAGCTTTCAAAAAGCTATGAAGATATCAAGGTATTTGAAAATATTAGTTTTAAAGTCAATAAAGGTGACAAGATTGCGTTAATTGGTGCTAATGGAGCAGGAAAGACTACACTACTTGAGATACTTATGAACAACCTAGAGTCCGATAGTGGGAGTTATAGCTGGGGACAGACTATCACAACAAGTTACTTTCCACAGAATACAACTGATGTGGTTGTTGGTGATATGGAGTTGCCACAGTGGATACAGGGCTTTAATCCTAAGTGGCACATTGACGATATTCGTAAGACGTTAGGACGTATGCTTTTTAGTGGCGAAGAGCAGAAGAAGAAGATTGATGCCTGTTCAGGAGGAGAGAAGCATCGTGTTATGATGAGTAAAATGATGATGGATTCTGCCAATTTCCTTGTGATGGATGAGCCTAATAACCATCTTGATCTTGAAGCAATTGTAGCACTTGGTGAAGCATTGCATAGTTATCAGGGTGGTGCCATTGTTGTTTCACATGACCGTGAGCTTATCGATGCTTTTGCTAATCGTATTATTAAGCTTAATGAGGATGGTACAGTGATAGACTTTGAAGGGGATTATGAAGAGTTTGTAAAGAAGCATGGAAATGATTAATCATTTCCATGCATAGATGATGTATTAGCTTATATTGGTATACACTGTTTGCACATCATCATCCTCTTCAAGCTTCTCGATGAGTGCCTCTATCTCCTCAAGTTGCTCATCATTAAGGTCAATAGGCGTATTGGCAATATACTCTAGTGCCGACTTCTTTGGTTCGATATTTCTCTCTTCAAATGCTTTGCCCATTTCACCAAATGAGGTAAACTCGGCATAAATACGTAAAATAGGTTTATCATCCCCATTCTCTTGTGGTTCAACATCTTCTTCTATCTCCTCTAAACCGTAATCTATGAGTTCAAGTTCAAGTTCTTCGATATCCATGCCCTCTATTTTATCTATAACAAAGACTGATTTTCTAGTAAACATATAGTTGAGTGATCCGGATGTAAGCACTTCAGCACTATTTTTACGGAGAATGGCTTTGACGTTAGCAATGGTACGGGTGCTATTGTCAGTAGCACACTCAATGATCATTTGTACACCATACGAGGCCTTGACATCATAGGTAATTTCTTTGATATCTGCAATATCTTTATTGAAAGCACGTTTTATTGCAGCTTCAATATTATCCTTTGGCATATTCTGTGCTTTAGCATTGAGGATGGCAGTACGTAGCTTGGAGTTCATCTCAGGATCAGGACTCCCTCCCTCTTTGGCTGCCATGGTGATGACCTTTCCCAGTTTGGGAAATAGGCGGGACATGGTGCCCCATCGTTTCATTTTTGCTGCTTTACGGTATTCGAACGCTCGTCCCATTACATCTCCTCTCCAATAAAATAGATTATTGAGTGTATTGTACCCTTTTGATGATGAGAAATGAGTGATAGGGAACAAATAGCAGACCTATCTAATCAATTGATACAATATAGTTTTAAGCAATTAGATTATTATGGAAGTTCTATGAAATAGAACAAAAAATATAATACTTTTGTTATACTCCACGAAAAAAGATACAGGTAACGTGTATGGACATAAAAGATAAAAAGTATTGGATATACAGATATAGATTTAAAGAGATCAAAAATGATACTTAGAGAACTACAAAATATAATACAAGAAGAGTGTGGCGTACTTCTCTATTTTTCTGGCAAGAACTGTAGTGTTTGTCATGCACTTAGACCAAAATTCAAGGAACTATTTGACAAAGAGTTTCCACTAGTCAGGCAGATATATCTTGATGCCCACGATAACCCTAAAATCTCTGTACACTTTCAGGTCTTCAGTGTACCAACGATAATTGTCTTTCTAGATAGCCATGAGTTTGTTCGTGAGGGAAGAGCAGTGAGCTTGTACGGAATGGCTAAGCAGCTGAAACGACCGTATGACATGATGACAGAAGTATAGCAAAGACCCAAAATAAGCTATTTTATATAAAATATTATGTTAATCAATAATTCCTGTTTTGTAAAAAAATCTCTATAAACCGCCCTAAAACCCAAAATAAGCCCTTTTGCCTTTTTCTTAATATACATTTAGATAAAATCATGAGACTTTTTAAAAAGGAAAATAAAATGGCTAATTTGTTTGAAAATAGTCACAATACTGAAGAGGTATTGATTGAGGAGAGTATCAGGTCAAGCTATCTTGACTATTCTATGAGCGTTATTATTGGACGCGCACTCCCTGATGCACGTGATGGGCTCAAGCCAGTCCATAGACGTATTTTATACGCGATGAATGACCTAAATCTTTCACACCGTGCCCCATACAAGAAATCAGCACGTATTGTTGGGGATGTGATCGGTAAGTATCATCCCCATGGTGATAACGCAGTCTATGATGCACTTGTGCGTATGGCACAAAACTTTTCTATGCAGTCACCACTCATTGATGGGCAAGGAAACTTTGGTTCTATTGATGGTGATAATGCTGCTGCAATGCGTTATACTGAAGCACGTATGACAAAGATAGCCGAGGAGTTACTAGGTGACATTGAGAAGGATACGGTTGATTTTGTGCCTAACTATGATGATTCTATGGTTGAACCAGATGTACTACCTTCTCGTGTACCCAATCTGTTACTGAATGGTTCGAGTGGTATTGCTGTTGGTATGGCAACCAATATTCCTCCGCACCGTCTAGATGAACTGATTGATGCCTTGGTGCTTCGTATTCAAAACCCTAAAGCAACAATCGAGGATATGATGAAGATTGTTCAAGGACCTGACTTCCCAACAGGTGGTATTATCTTTGGGCGCAAGGGAATTACTGATGCCTATACCACAGGACGTGGACGTATCAAGGTAAGAGCCAAAACGCATATTGAGCAAAAGGGGAACAAAGAGATTATTATTATCGATGAGCTTCCTTTTCAGGTCAATAAAGCAAGGCTCATTGAAAATATTGCCCAACTGGTACGCGATAAACATATCGAAGGTATCAGTGAAATTCGTGATGAGTCTGACCGTGAAGGTATCCGTGTGGTACTTGAACTTAAACGTGATGCAATGAGTGAGATTGTTCTTAATAATCTTTTTAAAAGTACACAGATGCAAGTGACTTTTGGGATTATTATGCTTGCTATTAACAATAAAGAACCTAAAGTCTTTAATTTGATGGAGCTTTTTGACCTCTTCCTTAATCACCGCAAAACAGTTGTTATTAGACGTACTATTTTTGACCTCGAGAAAGCCAGAGCCAGAGCACACATACTTGAAGGCTTAAAGATTGCAGTGGACAATATTGATGAGGTAATCAAAATTATCCGTAGCTCTTCTGATGATGAGGATGCACGTAGTAATCTTATGGAGCGATTTAAACTTTCCGAGATCCAAGCAAAAGCAATCCTTGAGATGCGTTTACGTCGCCTGACTGGTCTAGAGATTGAGAAGATTGAAAATGAACTTTCTGAGCTACTCAAGAAGATTGCAAAGCTTGAGAGTATTCTCAAGAGTGAAGCAAAGATTAACACTATTATTCGTAAAGAATTGATAGAGATAGGAGAGAAATTTACAACCCCAAGACGTACTGAAATTGTAGACGACTATGATGACATCGATATTGAAGATCTTATTCCAAATGAGCCAATGGTTGTGACTATTACCCATAGGGGGTACATTAAGCGTGTGCCAGTTAAACTCTATGAGAAGCAACACAGAGGTGGTAAAGGTAAAACGGCAGTAACAACCTATGATGATGACTTTATTGAGAGCTTCTTTACCTCTAATACGCACGATACACTTATGTTTGTTACCAATAAAGGACAACTCTATTGGTTAAAGGTTTACCGTATTCCTGAGGGCTCTAGAACTGCCAAAGGTAAAGCAGTGGTTAACTTAATTAATCTTCAGCCTGAAGAGAAGATTATGGCAATCATTCCGACAACGGACTTTAATGAGAGCAAATCGTTAGTCTTCTTTACAAAGAATGGAATTGTTAAACGTACTAATCTTAGTGAATACTCCAATATTCGAAGTAATGGAGTGCGTGCCATTAACCTTGATGAGAATGATGAGCTTGTGACAGCTAAAATTGTTACACCTGAAATCAAATGGCTCTTTGCAGCAACAAAGAAAGGACTCTGTATTCGGTTTAAGGTTGAAGATGCCAGAGAGATTGGACGTGTCGCACGTGGTGTTACCGCAATTAAGTTTAAGATTAGTAATGATTATGTTTGTGGTGCAACAACCATCAAGAGTGAAGAGGATGAACTTCTAATGCTCTCTGAAAAAGGACTTGGAAAGCGTACAACTGCCAGTGAATATCGTGAGCAAAATCGTGCAGGTAAGGGGGTTATCTCTATGAAGCTAACACCTAAAACTGGTGATGTGGTTGGCGTAGTTATGGTTGAAGAGGATAAAGATTTGATGTGTTTAACTTCTGTGGGTAAGATGATTCGTGTTGATATGGAGCAGATTAGAAAAGCAGGACGAAATACATCAGGTGTCAAAATTGTGACTGTTCAGAAAAAAGATATTGTTGTCTCTGTAGCAAAATGTCAAAAAGCAGAGAAGCCACAAGAGTTTTCTGAGAATGAGCATACAAACGAAGATGAAGTGTTGTAATCAAGTATCAAATTTTAAAAAAATAATATAGGACTCTTTATAGTGAAAGAAAAATATAATATAGCGGTTGTCGGTGCTTCAGGTGCTGTAGGTGAAGAACTTTTTAATGTACTTGGAGAGGTTAATTTCCCTATCGATAATCTTTTACCATTGGCGAGTGCTAACTCGGTTGGTATTAAAGTAGAGTGTCAGGGAAAAACCTACAAGATAGAAGAGTTAACTGAAACAGTTTTTGAAGGACGCAATATTGATATTGCTTTTTTTAGTGCAGGAGGGAGTATTTCGGCAGACTATGCTAAGTATGCGGTTGAAGCAGGAGCTGT is a window from the Sulfurovum sp. genome containing:
- the secA gene encoding preprotein translocase subunit SecA, whose protein sequence is MIKNLLKVFGTQNDRIVKNYLKKVKHINDLEGTYSPMSDEELKIAFDTIRESVNSGEKTPDEVLYDSFAITREASKRTLGLRHYDVQMVGGMVLHDGNIAEMKTGEGKTLVATLAVILNAMTGKGVHVVTVNDYLAKRDSEEMGVLYKFLGYTVGCVVSDIYDETERKAQYDADITYGTNNEYGFDYLRDNMKVRAEEKVQRKHNYAIVDEVDSILIDEARTPLIISGPTQRDHNHYAKANEIAKQMERGEELPAKPGEDKIMTGDFVVDEKNRTIIMTEQGLQKAQDLFEVDNLYSLENAALSHHLDQALKAHYLFEKDVDYVMQDGEIIIVDEFTGRLSEGRRYSEGLHQALEAKEGVQIQEESQTLAEITYQNYFRLYDKLAGMTGTAQTEATEFSQIYELEVISIPTNVPVRRIDKNDLIYNSEREKLNAVVQKIKEYHDRGQPVLIGTASIEKSEMIHERLKKEEIPHNILNAKNHFQEAEIIKNAGQKGAVTVATNMAGRGVDIKIDNEVRELDGLAIIGTERHESRRIDNQLRGRSGRQGDPGESQFFLSLDDNLLRIFGGEKIRNIMNRLGVKEGEYIDSKIVTRSVEKAQKKVENQHYESRKHILEYDDVANHQRKAIYAFRNQLLDPEFNIGAKIKENRREYIEYLLDMSNIIEGMPREDYNLDKLIALIREELLIEVEAEHFKDKEADEIAEMIDIMMVELYEEKMSQIEPRQRKEIECILYLQVLDPQWRDHLYEMDVLKTGIGLRGYNQKDPLTEYKQDSYRLFTDLVQRIKYEAVKTLHLVQFDFKSPEEEEAAIEQIKEELESEVVDTTLSHPFNEENNKSKPAIGTKKPKRNNPCPCGSGQKYKNCCGKSGPKKGLLA
- the gyrA gene encoding DNA gyrase subunit A, which translates into the protein MANLFENSHNTEEVLIEESIRSSYLDYSMSVIIGRALPDARDGLKPVHRRILYAMNDLNLSHRAPYKKSARIVGDVIGKYHPHGDNAVYDALVRMAQNFSMQSPLIDGQGNFGSIDGDNAAAMRYTEARMTKIAEELLGDIEKDTVDFVPNYDDSMVEPDVLPSRVPNLLLNGSSGIAVGMATNIPPHRLDELIDALVLRIQNPKATIEDMMKIVQGPDFPTGGIIFGRKGITDAYTTGRGRIKVRAKTHIEQKGNKEIIIIDELPFQVNKARLIENIAQLVRDKHIEGISEIRDESDREGIRVVLELKRDAMSEIVLNNLFKSTQMQVTFGIIMLAINNKEPKVFNLMELFDLFLNHRKTVVIRRTIFDLEKARARAHILEGLKIAVDNIDEVIKIIRSSSDDEDARSNLMERFKLSEIQAKAILEMRLRRLTGLEIEKIENELSELLKKIAKLESILKSEAKINTIIRKELIEIGEKFTTPRRTEIVDDYDDIDIEDLIPNEPMVVTITHRGYIKRVPVKLYEKQHRGGKGKTAVTTYDDDFIESFFTSNTHDTLMFVTNKGQLYWLKVYRIPEGSRTAKGKAVVNLINLQPEEKIMAIIPTTDFNESKSLVFFTKNGIVKRTNLSEYSNIRSNGVRAINLDENDELVTAKIVTPEIKWLFAATKKGLCIRFKVEDAREIGRVARGVTAIKFKISNDYVCGATTIKSEEDELLMLSEKGLGKRTTASEYREQNRAGKGVISMKLTPKTGDVVGVVMVEEDKDLMCLTSVGKMIRVDMEQIRKAGRNTSGVKIVTVQKKDIVVSVAKCQKAEKPQEFSENEHTNEDEVL
- the arsC gene encoding arsenate reductase (glutaredoxin) (This arsenate reductase requires both glutathione and glutaredoxin to convert arsenate to arsenite, after which the efflux transporter formed by ArsA and ArsB can extrude the arsenite from the cell, providing resistance.), with the translated sequence MNKITIWHNPRCSKSRNAVNLLEEKGIEAEVIQYLDTPPSKEEIKKVLKILNISAQELMRNKETIYKELGLKDIKDEERLIEMMAKYPKLIERPIVIKGGKAAIGRPIEKIIELLDS
- a CDS encoding YebC/PmpR family DNA-binding transcriptional regulator; its protein translation is MGRAFEYRKAAKMKRWGTMSRLFPKLGKVITMAAKEGGSPDPEMNSKLRTAILNAKAQNMPKDNIEAAIKRAFNKDIADIKEITYDVKASYGVQMIIECATDNSTRTIANVKAILRKNSAEVLTSGSLNYMFTRKSVFVIDKIEGMDIEELELELIDYGLEEIEEDVEPQENGDDKPILRIYAEFTSFGEMGKAFEERNIEPKKSALEYIANTPIDLNDEQLEEIEALIEKLEEDDDVQTVYTNIS
- a CDS encoding thioredoxin family protein; protein product: MILRELQNIIQEECGVLLYFSGKNCSVCHALRPKFKELFDKEFPLVRQIYLDAHDNPKISVHFQVFSVPTIIVFLDSHEFVREGRAVSLYGMAKQLKRPYDMMTEV
- a CDS encoding ABC transporter permease gives rise to the protein MPKSLSSPDKNFVRRIVRHYLKYDKENPFIFIAGILAFLGIAMGVMVLMIAMGIMNGTEKEWKKRLFIMNYPLTILPLTEGVIDNNLTQTLIQTFPHLKLSPYYTTQVITKNAGVVQGSLLYGINFNQESAINSVFRKGQQGSGVEKFRIIIGDSLSYEMDAPKGSKVTIYFSEQEAIGFGTMPLQKRFIVDGIFDSGLKSYDKAIMYTTLQAFEKLLKRKKGVYDGLHIYTEDPMNDIKEIKKILPDNVIIEGWWQQNGNFFSAMEMEKQALFLVLLLIILVASLNIISSLLMTVMSRRNEIALMRTLGATQKEIRAIFFQLGLIIGSTGMLTGTLLGTLGIWILKTFDIISMPADVYGTSRLPVNLATHDFLFIIIGTSIIIILSSHYPAKKASQTDPLTVLRNE
- a CDS encoding ATP-binding cassette domain-containing protein; this translates as MLSTVNLTQRYGKRVLFDKINLTLDVGKRYGLIGANGAGKSTFMKILAGEIEPSEGEVQLQPGLKLGMLSQNQYAFEDFTLKDAVLYGNKKLYDAQKEKEKLYMEGDFESDKVNNRLAELEMICADEDPTYESDVKIEKLLAMLGFSAKQHNDLMSSLTGGDKFKILLAQVLFLKPDVLLLDEPTNNLDMETIAWLEEELKRHEGTLVVISHDRHFLNGVVTHILDLDFQTIRGFTGNYDEWYIAANLIAKQAEVDRNKALKEKEELEKFIARFSANASKAKQATSRQKQLDKLDVEEIKLSSRRDPSVMFRPHRDIGNEVLETIKLSKSYEDIKVFENISFKVNKGDKIALIGANGAGKTTLLEILMNNLESDSGSYSWGQTITTSYFPQNTTDVVVGDMELPQWIQGFNPKWHIDDIRKTLGRMLFSGEEQKKKIDACSGGEKHRVMMSKMMMDSANFLVMDEPNNHLDLEAIVALGEALHSYQGGAIVVSHDRELIDAFANRIIKLNEDGTVIDFEGDYEEFVKKHGND
- the lolA gene encoding LolA-like outer membrane lipoprotein chaperone, which translates into the protein MKLLWITLMGVVVMWANTIMLPEHFKAAFVQTITNPKQKVIHYKGSVVYSENNLFKWSYVEPTKKEVCTNGKEILVVDHDLEQISVYQIDKGFDLMQILKSARLYKKHIYVTQYEGKNYTIKLNNKGQLQSVLYYDDLDNKVQILFTKMKYGKGKLPALVIRCSYSADYDIIKG